A genomic window from Solanum stenotomum isolate F172 chromosome 10, ASM1918654v1, whole genome shotgun sequence includes:
- the LOC125842893 gene encoding AT-hook motif nuclear-localized protein 10-like, with translation MVASLPHTHQQEQTNSYLFPAKIIFHQPQQQKKRGPPRKSFAHGLRLSPTKFFESRGASASENLYKKSRGRPQGFGEKNRPQNLVNFEDSSDGGDFTGISSSKIQGKKPFGRSLCSGNKQKEEALDAVEARWTRHLISVHSGQDVVGKLITFLQQGPRPRALSIISATGVICNVKLRESVIGGGTVTYEGQYDIISLSGSMLLLDNNDSFGITGGLSVLLSRPDGSNICGIVAEMLKASSRVELVVGSYIPVKEKCIPEEPSSTC, from the exons ATGGTTGCATCCCTACCCCATACCCACCAACAAGAGCAAACCAACTCCTACTTGTTTCCTGCAAAAATCATTTTCCATCAACCCCAACAACAGAAGAAGAGAGGCCCACCAAGGAAGTCTTTTGCTCATGGATTGCGCCTCTCTCCCACTAAATTTTTTGAATCTCGTGGAGCTTCTGCTTCAGAAAATCTCTATAAGAAGTCTCGTGGGAGGCCCCAAGGATTTGGAGAGAAAAACCGACCACAAAATTTAG TGAATTTTGAAGATTCTAGTGATGGTGGTGATTTTACTGGTATTTCTTCTTCCAAGATTCAAGGTAAGAAGCCCTTTGGGAGGTCGTTGTGCTCTGGAAACAAGCAGAAGGAAGAAGCTCTAG ATGCAGTTGAAGCTAGATGGACGCGACACTTAATCTCGGTGCATAGTGGGCAG GATGTTGTAGGTAAGCTAATAACCTTCTTACAACAAGGACCACGACCACGGGCACTTTCTATTATATCTGCAACTGGAGTCATATGTAATGTGAAGCTACGGGAGTCTGTAATTGGTGGTGGAACTGTGACTTATGAG GGTCAATATGACATCATCTCATTATCAGGCTCAATGCTGCTGCTAGACAATAATGATAGCTTTGGAATAACAGGTGGTCTAAGTGTGTTACTGTCTAGGCCCGATGGAAGTAATATTTGTGGCATTGTAGCAGAAATGCTCAAGGCTTCCTCTCGGGTAGAG CTGGTTGTGGGTAGCTATATTCCGGTAAAGGAAAAGTGTATTCCTGAAGAACCATCTTCAACTTGCTGA